A stretch of Clostridia bacterium DNA encodes these proteins:
- a CDS encoding FAD binding domain-containing protein, which yields MIRFEYKRPTSIEACLELLDLYGKKAKLIAGGTDLMVEMRDDDKKRLGVEIVIDTTHIAELKFIDVEDDMINLGPGITHEEIWENPFLNEYAPFLCEACHSVGSPQIRHAGTVGGSIGTASPASDPLPPLVALGAFIVLASVNGTREVLLEDLLLKPYVTDIAENELIVSIRIPIMNPEAGYSFVKLGRRKALAISRMNVATYVELDEEGKAVEVRIVPGSCMPTAVRIKSAEEMLLGQKPSYALHKAIGEKVAEEMVSVTGRRWSTPYKEPVIASLVKRSLNEATGVSENE from the coding sequence ATGATTAGATTTGAATATAAGAGACCCACTTCTATCGAGGCCTGCCTGGAACTGCTAGACCTGTATGGCAAGAAAGCCAAACTGATTGCTGGCGGTACCGACTTAATGGTTGAGATGAGAGATGACGACAAAAAACGCCTTGGTGTTGAAATAGTAATCGACACGACCCATATCGCGGAACTGAAGTTTATCGATGTGGAAGACGATATGATCAATTTGGGACCTGGCATTACGCATGAAGAAATCTGGGAGAATCCATTTTTAAATGAATATGCTCCATTCCTTTGTGAAGCATGTCATAGTGTAGGTTCACCACAGATTCGCCATGCAGGTACTGTCGGTGGTAGTATTGGAACGGCATCGCCGGCTTCTGACCCACTACCTCCCTTGGTGGCCTTGGGTGCCTTCATTGTACTGGCCAGCGTGAATGGAACAAGAGAAGTTCTTTTAGAGGACCTTTTGTTGAAACCGTATGTAACGGATATCGCTGAAAATGAGCTTATCGTTAGCATCCGCATACCCATCATGAATCCAGAAGCAGGCTACAGCTTCGTGAAGTTGGGCCGTAGAAAAGCTTTGGCCATTTCTAGAATGAATGTGGCTACCTATGTGGAACTGGACGAAGAAGGTAAGGCTGTGGAAGTACGCATTGTGCCTGGAAGTTGTATGCCGACTGCGGTTCGCATCAAATCGGCAGAAGAGATGCTGTTAGGCCAAAAACCGAGCTATGCACTGCATAAAGCAATCGGTGAAAAGGTGGCCGAGGAAATGGTCAGCGTGACCGGCAGAAGATGGTCCACGCCGTATAAGGAACCAGTAATCGCCAGCTTGGTGAAACGCTCTTTGAACGAAGCCACGGGGGTGAGTGAGAATGAATAA
- a CDS encoding (2Fe-2S)-binding protein: MNKITVNMIVNRKPVTVEIEPYARLLDVLRKDLKLTGAKEGCGIGECGACTVIIDGETVDSCLTLAASCEGKSIETIEGVADGDKLHPVQEAFVEHNAMQCGFCIPGLVLSGKNILDKYPEADRERIVEAISGNLCRCTGYKQVVDAIEDAKDKLND, from the coding sequence ATGAATAAGATTACGGTAAACATGATTGTCAATAGGAAACCGGTTACGGTGGAAATCGAACCGTATGCCCGTTTACTGGACGTATTAAGAAAAGATTTGAAATTAACAGGAGCCAAAGAAGGTTGCGGCATCGGTGAATGTGGTGCTTGTACTGTCATCATAGACGGTGAAACCGTAGATAGCTGTCTCACCTTGGCTGCTTCCTGCGAGGGTAAAAGCATTGAGACCATCGAAGGTGTAGCAGATGGCGATAAATTGCATCCAGTTCAGGAAGCATTTGTGGAGCACAACGCCATGCAATGTGGTTTCTGCATCCCTGGCTTGGTCTTGTCTGGAAAGAATATTCTAGACAAGTATCCTGAAGCAGACCGGGAAAGAATTGTGGAAGCAATTTCAGGCAACTTGTGCCGTTGCACAGGTTACAAACAGGTAGTAGACGCAATTGAAGACGCGAAAGATAAGCTAAACGACTAA
- a CDS encoding FAD-dependent oxidoreductase, which yields MKDLPEDFKGADITTELCGVKMQSPLILSSGPLSFAAEGLIRAHECGAGAVVTKTIRKQRAVNPVPHIAMHNNDSLINCEKWADSDPEVWFEREIPMTKAAGAVVIASVGHTLPEAEAIVAKAEAAGADFIELVSYTEHDMIPMLKATLERVSIPIICKLSANWADPVGCARTCLELGASAIAAIDSIGPTLKVDIYNKRPAMGSADGYGWMSGGAMRPIAMRINSEIARNAIEDGIEDLNLYGIGGVTNAEDLVEFLMVGCKAVGVCSIAIIKGIEYYTKLCKDLSVLLKQLGYNSLTEAVGAALPAFKTQFENKPHVGEREEDKESDVKFQFKYDPDYSPCQAACPAGVDAALYIDQVRRGDYIGAYKTVSHANPLVAICGRVCDHPCEAACRRGFVDEPISIRLLKRAAADETFMACGSELPIPELAPYNGKNIAIVGSGPAGLSAAYYMAKAGYGVKIFEALPIAGGMLAVGIPDYRLPKDILNLEIGRIESMGVEIRTGVKVGTDVSLDQLKEQYDGVIVALGAHGDPNISIEGQESGNVLSGVSFLRDVNLNLAGSMKGKKVVVIGGGNVAIDAARSALRLSADEVTVVYRRDEDAMPAYAEEIAHAKEEGVAYKFLAAPSKIDGSKLYYSPMKLGAVDASGRRSPEATGEADKAIDADIVILATGQTIVGDFIPNVIDMNSGKSVEAGVYVAGDCATGPKSVIEAVASGRKSAEAIDYELGGSGDLKGELEANRMHFIDLNDDVQGRMDGYFIDVEDRVPGFNEVELGLLEDDDRKEASRCMHCGCINCMRCVEACSYDARQLDFPIMTVDRDLCRNCGVCISSCPTGALSGIIVDKFSETDNTQNYLGLFS from the coding sequence ATGAAAGATTTGCCTGAGGATTTTAAAGGCGCTGACATTACCACAGAACTCTGTGGCGTGAAGATGCAGTCCCCTTTGATTTTGTCATCAGGCCCTCTATCCTTCGCAGCTGAAGGTTTAATCCGTGCTCACGAATGTGGTGCCGGTGCGGTAGTAACTAAAACTATTCGTAAGCAAAGAGCAGTTAACCCAGTTCCTCACATCGCGATGCACAACAACGATTCGCTGATCAACTGTGAAAAATGGGCTGACTCTGACCCCGAAGTATGGTTCGAAAGAGAAATCCCGATGACCAAAGCAGCTGGCGCTGTCGTTATCGCATCTGTTGGACACACCCTGCCTGAAGCAGAAGCAATTGTAGCCAAAGCAGAAGCAGCCGGTGCTGACTTTATTGAGTTGGTTTCCTATACGGAACACGATATGATCCCTATGCTCAAAGCAACCTTAGAGCGCGTATCTATTCCAATTATTTGTAAACTAAGTGCTAACTGGGCAGACCCTGTCGGTTGTGCTAGAACCTGTTTGGAATTAGGCGCATCCGCTATCGCGGCTATCGACTCTATTGGACCTACTTTAAAAGTAGATATCTACAATAAGAGACCAGCAATGGGTTCTGCAGATGGTTACGGCTGGATGTCCGGTGGTGCCATGAGACCGATCGCTATGAGAATCAACTCCGAGATTGCTAGAAATGCAATTGAAGACGGCATCGAAGACCTGAACCTATATGGTATCGGTGGTGTTACCAACGCAGAAGACTTAGTAGAATTCTTGATGGTTGGTTGTAAAGCAGTCGGTGTATGTTCCATCGCCATCATCAAGGGTATTGAATACTACACCAAACTTTGTAAAGATCTCTCCGTACTGTTGAAACAGTTGGGATACAATTCTTTGACCGAGGCTGTTGGTGCAGCATTACCTGCCTTCAAAACGCAGTTTGAAAACAAACCTCATGTAGGTGAAAGAGAAGAAGACAAAGAATCTGATGTGAAGTTCCAATTCAAGTATGACCCAGACTACTCACCTTGTCAGGCTGCTTGTCCTGCTGGTGTAGATGCAGCACTGTACATCGACCAAGTTCGCCGTGGAGATTACATCGGCGCATACAAAACAGTCAGCCATGCTAACCCCTTGGTAGCAATCTGTGGTAGAGTATGTGACCATCCTTGTGAAGCAGCTTGCCGTCGTGGATTTGTAGACGAGCCCATAAGCATCCGTCTTCTGAAGAGAGCTGCAGCAGATGAAACCTTCATGGCTTGCGGATCTGAACTTCCTATCCCTGAATTGGCTCCGTACAATGGCAAAAACATTGCTATCGTAGGTTCTGGTCCTGCTGGTCTGTCCGCTGCTTACTACATGGCTAAAGCTGGTTACGGTGTGAAGATATTTGAAGCACTTCCAATCGCTGGTGGTATGTTGGCAGTAGGTATTCCTGATTACAGATTGCCTAAAGACATCCTGAACTTGGAAATTGGACGCATTGAAAGTATGGGCGTTGAGATTAGAACAGGTGTTAAAGTAGGAACTGATGTTAGCTTAGATCAACTGAAAGAACAGTATGATGGTGTTATCGTGGCCCTAGGCGCCCATGGTGATCCTAACATTTCCATCGAAGGACAAGAGAGCGGAAACGTTCTTTCTGGTGTATCCTTCCTAAGAGACGTTAACTTAAATCTAGCTGGTTCTATGAAGGGCAAAAAAGTTGTGGTTATTGGTGGCGGTAACGTAGCCATTGACGCAGCGAGAAGCGCTTTAAGACTATCTGCTGATGAAGTAACCGTGGTATACAGAAGAGACGAAGATGCTATGCCAGCCTATGCAGAAGAAATTGCTCACGCTAAAGAAGAAGGCGTTGCCTACAAGTTCTTAGCAGCACCTTCTAAAATTGATGGCAGCAAACTCTACTACTCACCCATGAAATTGGGCGCTGTAGATGCATCTGGTAGAAGAAGCCCAGAAGCGACTGGCGAAGCTGATAAAGCAATCGATGCAGATATCGTAATTCTGGCTACTGGCCAAACCATTGTTGGAGACTTCATCCCGAACGTAATCGACATGAATAGTGGCAAATCTGTTGAAGCTGGCGTATACGTTGCCGGTGACTGCGCTACTGGACCTAAATCTGTAATTGAAGCGGTTGCAAGCGGAAGAAAATCTGCTGAGGCCATTGACTATGAATTGGGCGGCAGCGGCGATTTGAAAGGTGAATTGGAAGCCAATAGAATGCATTTCATTGACCTTAACGATGATGTTCAAGGCAGAATGGATGGATACTTCATCGATGTAGAAGACAGAGTACCTGGATTCAACGAAGTTGAGCTTGGTCTGTTGGAAGACGATGACAGAAAAGAAGCTAGTCGCTGCATGCATTGTGGATGTATTAACTGCATGCGTTGCGTAGAAGCTTGCTCCTATGATGCACGTCAGTTGGACTTCCCAATTATGACGGTTGACCGTGACTTGTGCAGAAACTGTGGTGTATGTATTTCCTCTTGTCCTACGGGCGCACTTAGTGGTATTATCGTGGACAAATTCAGCGAAACCGACAACACGCAGAACTATCTAGGCCTCTTTAGCTAG
- a CDS encoding copper amine oxidase N-terminal domain-containing protein: protein MNTKKKALALLMVMFITVSLIAGCSSAEIALYNATMKNAEMLSYEDNMEAKVSVEISGMSDEDMADIQPILNIINASSITMSQKLITNDDQTMVKGRIDMNLMSIMGDMPFTIWMDIDLSGSDLTFEEIVKLPSQLTAEIPELEGKEYIAIRSNVMNDVLGIDYSGVLESSLEFEADMKDMAAEFMQDWDYSGNYLSNTGRGTLDGETVKIYNLKMSDEEAKDWLNYFMTFIIDEGYFTSFMEGYVGLIEQSMPQMEMGSEDAVEIQEFEEIIKMYSSDETKEEMLEAIDEFFDMIDDVNILDEDGIDITYKIDSEGYLVATEGTIGLSLDVKEFSEAIDEPWTMEEEPEINIVLTFNDRISNINAVEEIEFPELTLDNSLDLYDMMSDTMDEMKVLVNNERVYYDELPRMESGRTLVPLRKTAEAMDMQVTYDDATRTVTASKEGTEIKLTIDQDTVYVNGEAVKIDVPARMINGRTLIPLRFIGENLDSEVQWDAPNNAVWITKMQ, encoded by the coding sequence ATGAATACAAAGAAAAAAGCGTTGGCATTATTGATGGTTATGTTCATAACGGTATCACTGATTGCCGGTTGTTCTAGTGCAGAAATAGCACTCTATAATGCTACGATGAAAAATGCAGAGATGTTGTCTTACGAAGACAATATGGAAGCAAAAGTATCCGTAGAGATTAGTGGTATGTCTGATGAGGATATGGCGGATATTCAGCCTATTTTGAATATCATTAATGCGTCATCCATTACCATGTCTCAAAAATTGATCACGAATGATGATCAGACCATGGTCAAGGGCAGAATCGATATGAATCTTATGAGCATTATGGGAGATATGCCGTTTACAATCTGGATGGACATTGATCTTTCAGGTAGTGATCTTACCTTTGAAGAGATTGTTAAATTACCCTCCCAGTTGACCGCGGAAATACCGGAGTTGGAAGGAAAAGAGTATATTGCAATTCGTTCCAATGTGATGAATGATGTATTGGGTATTGATTATTCTGGTGTATTGGAATCTAGCTTGGAATTTGAAGCGGACATGAAGGACATGGCCGCTGAGTTCATGCAAGACTGGGATTATTCAGGAAACTACCTAAGCAATACGGGTAGGGGTACCCTGGATGGTGAAACAGTAAAAATTTACAATCTTAAGATGAGTGATGAAGAAGCAAAAGATTGGTTAAATTATTTTATGACTTTTATCATTGATGAAGGCTATTTCACTTCCTTTATGGAAGGCTACGTAGGATTAATTGAGCAATCCATGCCCCAAATGGAAATGGGTAGTGAAGATGCTGTGGAAATACAAGAATTTGAAGAAATAATCAAAATGTATAGCTCTGATGAAACCAAAGAAGAGATGCTTGAGGCGATTGATGAATTCTTTGACATGATCGACGATGTCAACATCTTAGACGAAGATGGAATAGACATTACCTATAAGATTGATTCAGAAGGATACTTGGTAGCTACAGAAGGAACGATAGGTCTAAGCCTAGACGTGAAAGAGTTTAGTGAAGCGATTGATGAACCTTGGACGATGGAAGAAGAACCGGAAATTAATATCGTTTTAACCTTCAACGACAGAATTTCAAACATCAACGCTGTCGAGGAAATTGAATTTCCAGAACTGACCTTGGATAACTCTCTAGATCTTTACGATATGATGAGCGATACCATGGACGAAATGAAGGTCTTGGTAAATAACGAACGTGTTTACTATGACGAATTACCTCGCATGGAAAGTGGACGTACCTTGGTGCCACTAAGAAAAACAGCTGAAGCGATGGATATGCAAGTGACATATGACGATGCAACCCGGACGGTAACGGCTAGTAAAGAAGGCACAGAAATCAAGCTGACCATAGACCAAGATACAGTTTACGTGAATGGCGAAGCGGTGAAGATTGATGTACCGGCGAGAATGATCAATGGACGTACCTTGATTCCCCTTCGTTTCATTGGAGAAAATTTAGATTCAGAAGTACAATGGGATGCACCAAACAATGCGGTATGGATAACGAAAATGCAGTAA
- a CDS encoding citrate/2-methylcitrate synthase, which produces MLSNKEQTIIDKLAKMAEENNHIEPDLYKKYEVKRGLRNENGTGVLVGLTSIAEVHGYIIVDGEKVPDTGNLTYRGIPLRELCQGFLKEKRFGFEETIYLLMFGSLPNKEELQDFNEALGNHRNLPDGFVENMILKNPSTDIMNKIQRSLLVSYSYDNNPDDISIRNITRQSLDMIAKMPAMVAYGYQAKQHYFNNASLYIHAPKKEYSTAENILHMIRPDNKFTAKEAELLDLCLVIHAEHGGGNNSAFTTYVVSSSGTDTYAALSAAVGALKGPKHGGANRKVLEMMADIMGNVEDWQNDTELYKYLMKIVKKDAFDQTGLIYGMGHAIYTSSDPRAEVLEQKALELAEEKGRVDEFKLYQSVERLTKQLFKELKGEDFAICANVDFYSGLVYDMLNIPGDLYTPIFAVARTAGWCAHRIEQLISEQKIIRPAYKSVSGKGAYIPMDSRK; this is translated from the coding sequence ATGCTATCAAATAAAGAGCAAACCATTATTGACAAACTGGCAAAGATGGCTGAAGAAAACAATCATATAGAACCAGATTTATATAAAAAATATGAGGTGAAACGAGGCCTCCGAAATGAAAATGGAACCGGGGTCTTAGTGGGTCTTACTTCTATTGCTGAAGTACACGGATACATCATCGTGGACGGTGAAAAAGTGCCGGATACTGGTAATCTTACCTATAGAGGGATTCCTTTGCGGGAACTTTGCCAAGGATTTCTTAAAGAAAAACGTTTTGGCTTTGAGGAAACCATCTACTTGTTGATGTTTGGAAGCTTGCCCAATAAAGAAGAATTACAGGATTTCAATGAAGCCTTGGGCAATCATCGCAATCTTCCAGATGGATTTGTAGAAAATATGATCCTTAAGAATCCTAGTACAGATATTATGAATAAAATTCAGCGCAGTTTGCTGGTGTCTTATTCTTATGATAATAATCCAGACGATATCTCGATTCGGAATATCACTAGACAAAGTTTGGATATGATTGCGAAGATGCCTGCCATGGTGGCCTATGGCTATCAGGCTAAACAGCATTATTTTAATAATGCTAGCTTATACATACACGCACCTAAAAAAGAATATTCCACAGCGGAGAATATCCTACATATGATTCGTCCAGACAATAAGTTTACAGCGAAAGAAGCAGAGCTGTTGGACTTATGTTTGGTAATTCATGCAGAACACGGTGGCGGAAATAACTCTGCCTTTACTACCTACGTTGTTTCCTCATCCGGAACGGATACCTATGCCGCACTATCCGCGGCGGTGGGTGCATTGAAAGGTCCGAAGCATGGTGGCGCCAATCGTAAAGTTCTTGAGATGATGGCGGATATCATGGGCAATGTGGAGGACTGGCAAAACGACACGGAATTGTACAAGTACTTGATGAAAATCGTTAAAAAGGATGCGTTTGATCAAACCGGATTAATCTACGGTATGGGACATGCAATTTACACGAGCAGTGACCCTAGAGCGGAAGTACTGGAACAAAAGGCCTTGGAATTGGCGGAAGAAAAAGGTCGTGTCGATGAGTTCAAACTCTACCAGAGCGTAGAACGTCTGACCAAACAGCTATTTAAAGAACTAAAGGGAGAAGATTTTGCAATCTGTGCAAATGTAGATTTTTATTCTGGTCTAGTTTATGACATGTTGAATATTCCAGGAGATCTTTATACACCAATCTTTGCGGTTGCTAGAACAGCTGGTTGGTGTGCACATCGTATTGAACAGTTGATTTCAGAACAAAAGATTATCCGGCCTGCCTATAAATCGGTATCAGGCAAGGGAGCCTATATTCCCATGGATAGTCGAAAATAA
- the trxA gene encoding thioredoxin, which produces MSIVHVSDATFKEEVLNSEQPVLVDFWATWCGPCRMVAPVVEEIAGDTEGKLKVAKLDVDANVVTSSEYSIMSIPTLMVFKGGKVVDKLVGFMPKDAMMNVINKHIS; this is translated from the coding sequence ATGTCAATCGTACATGTAAGTGATGCAACTTTTAAAGAAGAAGTTTTAAATTCAGAACAACCAGTGTTGGTAGATTTTTGGGCAACTTGGTGTGGCCCCTGTAGAATGGTAGCACCAGTTGTAGAAGAAATTGCTGGCGACACGGAAGGTAAACTGAAGGTAGCCAAGTTGGATGTGGATGCAAATGTTGTGACCTCATCGGAATACAGTATCATGAGTATCCCAACTTTGATGGTATTTAAAGGTGGAAAAGTGGTAGACAAATTGGTTGGATTTATGCCAAAAGACGCCATGATGAATGTGATTAACAAACATATTAGCTAA
- a CDS encoding MarR family transcriptional regulator — protein sequence MHRNSLLHNLGYTSRLVHRKLHENLEELGLYQGQPQLLAFLMHQDGSSQRDIGEWMDIRPATITKMVARMEKAGFVERRRDLNDKRSMQVFLTDKARETMQILQKDMQEQEETAFQGFTAEEKLQFNGLLMRVRENLGVTGHPCRRKNI from the coding sequence ATGCATAGAAATAGTTTATTGCACAATCTAGGCTATACATCTAGATTGGTGCACCGAAAATTGCATGAGAACCTCGAGGAACTAGGTTTGTACCAGGGTCAGCCACAGTTATTGGCCTTTCTCATGCACCAGGATGGCAGTAGTCAACGAGACATTGGAGAATGGATGGATATACGTCCGGCCACAATTACCAAGATGGTGGCACGAATGGAAAAGGCAGGTTTCGTAGAACGCAGGCGTGACTTAAACGATAAAAGGTCTATGCAGGTGTTCCTAACGGATAAAGCCAGGGAAACCATGCAAATATTACAAAAGGATATGCAAGAGCAGGAAGAAACAGCCTTTCAAGGCTTTACCGCAGAAGAAAAGTTACAGTTTAACGGGCTTCTTATGAGGGTTCGAGAAAATCTGGGTGTTACAGGACATCCTTGCAGGAGAAAAAATATATGA